A region of uncultured Anaeromusa sp. DNA encodes the following proteins:
- a CDS encoding DUF3343 domain-containing protein: MPYWVITFPSVYQAYRAEKLLLQAGLPGKLIAVPRQLSGSCEGLALRLESEETARQAVECLKQAGVPLLKEAFSIAK; encoded by the coding sequence ATGCCGTACTGGGTAATCACGTTTCCTTCGGTGTATCAGGCGTATCGGGCGGAAAAACTGTTGCTCCAGGCAGGCTTGCCTGGAAAGCTGATCGCAGTGCCGCGACAATTAAGCGGTTCTTGTGAAGGTTTGGCGTTGCGTTTGGAGTCAGAAGAGACGGCGCGCCAAGCGGTGGAATGTTTAAAACAGGCCGGAGTGCCTTTGTTGAAGGAAGCGTTTTCGATTGCAAAATGA
- the yedE gene encoding YedE family putative selenium transporter produces MVWILLTGLIFGLGAVVLVAQGNPGNYGFCAACHLRDIAGAVGLHKAGTLQYARPEILGIVLGAAVMAAFRGEHRVRGGSKPIIRFFLGMVMMIGALAFLGCPLRGILRLAGGDLNGLTGLAGFASGIGVGIWFLKRGYNLGRSHLLASSAWKPAGYVTPLAAAVLTVLVFIGGAGVLAFSKSGPGSMHAPVLLSLVFGLLAGVAAQKTRMCLSGGIRDFILVRDTYLLKIYGVLFLAALAGNLAFGFFKLGFDAQPLAHTMHLWNFLGLMLVGLAATLAGGCPLRQLIQAGEGNLDAAACVLGMLAGAAVAHGLNTAGSPAGLAWNGQVAVVAGLVVTAAIGYLHCKEAV; encoded by the coding sequence ATGGTGTGGATTTTACTGACAGGATTAATTTTCGGATTAGGGGCGGTGGTGCTGGTAGCACAGGGAAACCCAGGGAATTACGGCTTTTGTGCAGCCTGCCATTTGCGGGATATTGCTGGTGCGGTGGGCTTACATAAGGCAGGGACGTTGCAATACGCTCGGCCTGAAATTCTGGGCATCGTTTTAGGTGCGGCTGTTATGGCGGCTTTTCGTGGTGAACATCGCGTGCGCGGCGGCTCGAAACCAATCATTCGTTTTTTCCTAGGCATGGTAATGATGATTGGCGCGTTGGCGTTTCTTGGCTGCCCTCTTAGGGGCATTCTGCGTTTGGCTGGCGGCGATTTGAATGGTCTGACCGGTTTGGCTGGATTTGCCAGCGGCATTGGCGTTGGCATTTGGTTTTTGAAACGGGGCTATAATTTAGGCCGCTCGCATTTGCTGGCAAGCAGCGCCTGGAAGCCGGCTGGCTATGTGACGCCGTTGGCGGCGGCTGTGTTGACGGTGCTTGTCTTCATCGGCGGCGCTGGCGTATTGGCCTTTAGCAAAAGCGGCCCAGGGTCCATGCATGCGCCGGTACTTCTTAGCTTGGTGTTCGGTTTGCTGGCTGGGGTGGCGGCGCAGAAAACGAGAATGTGTCTTTCCGGCGGGATTCGGGATTTTATTTTGGTGCGAGATACGTATTTGCTGAAAATCTATGGGGTCCTTTTTTTGGCCGCCTTGGCGGGTAATTTAGCTTTTGGCTTTTTCAAGCTTGGTTTTGATGCGCAGCCGTTGGCGCATACGATGCACTTGTGGAATTTTTTAGGATTGATGCTGGTAGGATTAGCAGCTACGTTAGCAGGTGGCTGTCCTTTGAGGCAGTTGATCCAAGCAGGCGAGGGCAATTTGGACGCCGCTGCCTGTGTGTTGGGTATGCTGGCGGGAGCGGCGGTGGCGCATGGCTTAAATACGGCCGGAAGCCCGGCTGGACTGGCTTGGAATGGACAAGTAGCGGTAGTGGCTGGTCTAGTTGTTACGGCGGCTATCGGGTATCTGCATTGTAAAGAAGCGGTCTAA
- a CDS encoding nicotinate-nucleotide--dimethylbenzimidazole phosphoribosyltransferase: MLESVIASVGPLDAAALERCQRRLDNLTKPLGSLHHLEFLALKLAGVTGQHRPALQQKQSLLVVAADHGFDEGLVEGEKTTAQRVADACRLNSPLRVFAAKNAAEVVLVNAGMREKLVHERLRQAVFSFGTCDWRQGPAMEEETVLAALGLGVSLAQAEADKGVRILGLGSIACGGMISALILLALWGGIPVALRQQAAASEKAAEILALVEEALGLWDGETDVRAVLKRFGGLETVVLCGAILGGAARGMLLVLDGVETAAAALAAAQMQPLIKDYLIAPHAAAEPGFQEMLFLLGLPSYLQLNLQQSEGIGAVLGMSLLRASLHMLNDMKTFGEAAVAVAQDGPGAERQSHAIRD; the protein is encoded by the coding sequence ATGTTAGAATCGGTTATTGCGTCAGTAGGTCCTTTGGATGCAGCGGCGTTAGAACGCTGTCAAAGGCGCTTGGATAACTTGACCAAGCCTTTAGGAAGCTTGCATCATTTGGAATTTTTAGCGTTAAAGCTGGCTGGTGTAACGGGGCAGCATCGCCCAGCCTTGCAACAGAAGCAGTCCCTTTTGGTTGTGGCGGCAGATCATGGCTTTGATGAGGGGCTGGTTGAAGGCGAGAAAACAACAGCGCAGCGTGTAGCGGACGCCTGTCGGTTGAACAGCCCGTTGCGCGTTTTTGCAGCGAAAAATGCTGCGGAAGTGGTCCTGGTGAATGCAGGCATGCGTGAAAAGCTGGTGCATGAGCGGTTGCGGCAGGCAGTCTTCTCTTTTGGCACTTGTGATTGGCGTCAAGGGCCGGCGATGGAGGAAGAAACGGTTTTGGCGGCTCTTGGCTTAGGCGTCTCCCTAGCTCAGGCGGAAGCGGACAAAGGCGTGCGGATTTTAGGACTGGGAAGCATTGCGTGCGGCGGCATGATCTCCGCCTTGATTTTGCTGGCTCTTTGGGGTGGTATTCCTGTGGCGCTGCGACAGCAAGCGGCTGCTAGTGAGAAGGCAGCAGAAATATTGGCGTTGGTGGAAGAAGCTCTTGGTTTATGGGATGGCGAAACAGACGTAAGGGCTGTATTGAAGCGTTTTGGCGGTTTGGAGACGGTTGTTTTATGTGGAGCAATTTTGGGCGGAGCTGCCAGAGGGATGTTGCTAGTTCTTGATGGCGTAGAGACGGCGGCGGCGGCTTTAGCGGCGGCTCAAATGCAACCGTTGATTAAAGACTATCTTATCGCACCGCATGCTGCAGCAGAACCAGGGTTTCAGGAGATGCTGTTTTTACTGGGACTGCCGAGCTATTTGCAACTAAATTTGCAGCAAAGCGAAGGGATCGGAGCTGTGTTGGGCATGTCTCTTTTGCGGGCGTCGCTGCATATGCTGAACGACATGAAAACATTTGGCGAAGCCGCAGTGGCGGTGGCGCAGGACGGTCCGGGCGCCGAGCGGCAGAGCCATGCAATACGCGATTAA
- the gatC gene encoding Asp-tRNA(Asn)/Glu-tRNA(Gln) amidotransferase subunit GatC, which translates to MKIDKQDVEKVALLSRLEFSESELETFTGQLNSILNYAEMLENLDVADVKPTAHVLPLQNVLRKDEVRPSLDHDLALSNAPEAEDGYFKVPKIVEG; encoded by the coding sequence ATGAAAATCGATAAACAAGACGTAGAAAAAGTGGCGCTCTTGTCGCGCCTGGAGTTTTCCGAAAGCGAATTGGAGACCTTTACAGGACAGCTCAATTCGATTCTCAATTATGCAGAGATGCTGGAAAACTTGGACGTAGCGGACGTCAAACCGACGGCGCATGTGTTGCCTTTGCAGAATGTGTTGCGCAAAGATGAGGTGCGCCCTTCTTTAGATCATGATTTGGCGCTGTCCAATGCACCGGAAGCAGAAGACGGTTACTTTAAGGTTCCCAAGATTGTAGAAGGATAG
- the ligA gene encoding NAD-dependent DNA ligase LigA: MTASQEGAARQEIEELRQRLQEYSYQYYVLDAPVVEDVEFDGLLRKLQQLEEAYPQWKTADSPTQRIGAAVASGFGKVRHLEPMKSLANAFSAAELQSFHGRVTGALGQDVQYVVEPKIDGLAINLCYQDGVLLWAATRGDGFEGEEVTANVRTIRSIPLKLRPVNGVVPALLEVRGEVFMPRKSFQRLNEEKEENGEAPFANPRNAAAGSLRQMDPQVTADRELDAFLYGHGVCEGLEWQAHSEFLSYLKEAGFKVNPLYRLCSTMDEVVVRCEEWDTLRHELPYETDGLVVKVDSLAAQQLLGSTAKDPRWAMAYKFQAEQALTVLLDIETGVGRTGVLTPTAVLEPVRLAGTTVSRASLHNEDYLREKDIRIGDTVRIHKAGEIIPEVLAVLPEKRTGTERVFSMPKHCPECGGPVERLTGEVAQRCVNSACPALLREGLIHFSSRDAMNIDGLGPAVVHALLKAGLVKDPADFYALNVEAVAALERMGEKSAANLLAAIEASKQAGLSRLLFALGMRHVGVKAARTLARAFGSMEALQQADEMTLMALPEVGAKMAVSILEYLQKDAVKLLVVRLQEAGVVMTEEMTQEAGANRLQGLTFVLTGTLPSLSRQEAGVLIEAQGGKVSGSVSKKTSYVVAGEAAGSKLEKAQTLGVKVLDEAALLALLAE; this comes from the coding sequence TTGACTGCCTCGCAGGAAGGCGCAGCGCGCCAGGAAATCGAAGAGCTGCGGCAGCGGCTGCAGGAATATAGCTACCAGTACTATGTCTTGGACGCGCCGGTAGTAGAGGATGTGGAGTTTGACGGTTTGCTGAGAAAATTGCAGCAACTGGAAGAAGCCTATCCGCAGTGGAAGACGGCGGATTCGCCTACGCAACGGATTGGGGCGGCGGTAGCAAGCGGGTTTGGCAAGGTGCGGCATTTGGAGCCGATGAAAAGTCTGGCCAATGCCTTTAGCGCAGCAGAATTGCAGTCCTTTCACGGTCGCGTGACAGGGGCTTTAGGCCAGGATGTGCAGTACGTTGTAGAGCCCAAAATTGATGGTTTGGCGATCAATCTTTGCTATCAAGACGGTGTGCTGCTCTGGGCGGCTACCCGGGGCGATGGATTTGAGGGCGAAGAGGTTACCGCCAATGTGCGGACCATTCGCTCCATTCCTCTGAAGCTGCGCCCGGTAAACGGCGTAGTGCCTGCGTTGCTTGAAGTACGTGGTGAAGTTTTTATGCCGCGAAAATCCTTTCAGCGCCTGAATGAGGAAAAAGAGGAAAACGGCGAAGCTCCTTTTGCTAATCCGCGCAACGCGGCGGCAGGTTCTTTGCGGCAGATGGATCCGCAGGTGACCGCCGATAGGGAATTGGACGCTTTTTTATATGGTCATGGTGTTTGCGAAGGTTTAGAGTGGCAGGCTCATTCCGAGTTTTTGAGTTATTTGAAAGAAGCCGGCTTTAAGGTGAATCCGCTGTATCGGCTCTGCTCTACGATGGACGAAGTTGTGGTGCGCTGTGAAGAATGGGATACTCTGCGTCATGAGTTGCCGTATGAAACCGATGGCTTGGTGGTGAAAGTAGATTCCTTGGCGGCGCAGCAACTGCTGGGAAGTACAGCTAAGGACCCGCGCTGGGCCATGGCTTATAAATTTCAAGCAGAGCAGGCGCTGACGGTGCTGCTGGATATTGAAACAGGCGTTGGGCGTACAGGCGTGCTGACGCCGACGGCCGTGCTGGAACCGGTGCGTTTGGCCGGGACTACGGTTAGTCGGGCGTCGCTGCATAACGAAGATTATTTGCGAGAGAAGGATATCAGGATCGGCGATACCGTACGCATTCACAAAGCCGGAGAAATTATCCCGGAAGTGTTGGCGGTGCTGCCGGAAAAGAGGACGGGCACAGAACGCGTCTTTTCGATGCCGAAGCATTGTCCGGAATGCGGCGGGCCGGTGGAACGTTTGACTGGAGAAGTGGCGCAGCGTTGCGTCAATTCGGCGTGTCCGGCGCTTTTGAGAGAAGGGCTGATCCATTTTTCTTCTCGCGACGCTATGAATATTGACGGACTAGGGCCGGCGGTGGTGCATGCCTTGCTCAAGGCAGGCTTGGTAAAAGATCCTGCCGATTTTTACGCGCTGAACGTGGAAGCGGTAGCGGCGCTAGAGCGCATGGGAGAAAAATCGGCTGCTAATCTCTTAGCGGCCATTGAGGCCAGTAAGCAGGCGGGCTTGTCCAGGCTGCTTTTTGCGTTGGGCATGCGCCATGTAGGCGTCAAAGCGGCGCGGACGCTGGCGAGAGCCTTTGGCTCTATGGAGGCGTTGCAGCAAGCGGATGAAATGACGCTAATGGCATTGCCGGAAGTGGGAGCCAAAATGGCTGTGAGCATCCTGGAATATTTGCAAAAAGATGCGGTTAAGTTATTGGTAGTTCGACTGCAAGAGGCCGGCGTGGTGATGACGGAGGAAATGACCCAAGAAGCAGGCGCCAATCGCTTGCAAGGTCTGACCTTTGTGCTTACCGGCACGCTGCCTTCGCTGAGCCGCCAGGAAGCGGGCGTGCTGATTGAGGCTCAAGGAGGCAAGGTCAGCGGCAGTGTCAGTAAAAAAACCAGCTATGTAGTGGCTGGAGAGGCGGCGGGCAGCAAGCTGGAAAAAGCGCAGACGCTGGGAGTTAAAGTCTTGGATGAAGCGGCACTTTTGGCGCTGTTGGCGGAATAA
- a CDS encoding putative manganese-dependent inorganic diphosphatase — translation MAKPIYAIGHRNPDTDSICAAIGYAHLKQALGENVVAARAGKINAETKYALEQFRMEEPLLLPDLNPRVKDIMCTDYLSVGPETTLRELGKLMQCGSVKSVPVVVGDNQLAGILSVSDLAKLYFNELQMPDDLAESGVDYAAVQRVLDAKVLCGDELLNRTLAGRVRIASGTSAAVSRVIKAGDIVLTADRREAHLSCLDLNVGALVVTGDYLVDEEVLAKAKKQGVLVLQTAYDTYTSARLINQSTPVRAIMQAKVLSFKPTDLINDITGPIAATNYRNYPVVENGRLVGLVDRDKLIMPEPERVILVDHNETAQAVEGIEEAKILEIIDHHRLGGLTTSEPILIRQEPVGCTSTIVANMYWNLEIAIPKGIAGVLLSAIISDTVLFKSPTATAVDRHAAEKLAAIAGVSLEEYGMAMLKAGSGLQDMTPPEITQTDLKEFRMGDYRMTIAQLSVMDVSEVLALRQELLHSMEQTRVKGGYDMALLMITDILNEATHLAYVGQPVELVERAFGSKGEEQVVYLPGVMSRKKQIVPPLTEAAKV, via the coding sequence ATGGCGAAACCGATTTATGCTATTGGACATCGCAATCCGGACACGGATTCGATTTGCGCTGCCATTGGCTATGCGCATTTAAAGCAAGCGTTGGGGGAAAATGTGGTGGCAGCCCGGGCGGGCAAGATCAACGCCGAAACGAAGTATGCCTTAGAACAGTTCCGCATGGAGGAGCCGCTATTGTTGCCGGATCTCAATCCGCGGGTAAAAGATATTATGTGTACCGATTACCTTTCTGTGGGTCCAGAGACGACGTTGCGTGAACTCGGGAAGCTGATGCAATGCGGTAGTGTCAAATCGGTGCCTGTGGTAGTAGGGGATAATCAACTTGCTGGTATTTTATCAGTAAGCGACTTGGCAAAATTGTATTTTAACGAACTGCAGATGCCTGACGATTTGGCGGAAAGCGGCGTAGATTATGCGGCAGTGCAACGCGTTCTGGATGCTAAAGTGCTTTGCGGCGACGAGTTGCTGAACCGTACTTTGGCGGGGCGGGTGCGCATTGCTTCCGGGACGTCAGCGGCGGTATCACGCGTCATTAAGGCGGGAGATATTGTTCTGACAGCAGACCGCCGAGAAGCGCACTTGTCTTGCCTGGATCTGAATGTGGGCGCGTTAGTGGTTACCGGAGATTATTTGGTGGACGAGGAAGTTTTGGCAAAAGCGAAAAAGCAAGGTGTGCTAGTTCTGCAAACAGCCTATGATACGTATACTTCGGCGCGGTTGATTAATCAGAGCACGCCGGTACGTGCGATCATGCAAGCCAAAGTGCTTTCTTTTAAGCCTACCGATTTGATTAATGACATCACTGGACCGATTGCAGCGACCAATTACCGTAACTACCCTGTGGTGGAAAACGGTCGTTTGGTGGGCCTGGTAGATCGAGATAAGCTGATCATGCCGGAACCGGAACGGGTTATCTTGGTGGATCATAACGAAACGGCGCAAGCAGTGGAAGGTATTGAAGAGGCGAAGATTCTGGAAATCATCGACCATCACCGTTTGGGCGGGTTGACAACCAGCGAGCCCATTCTGATTCGTCAGGAGCCTGTTGGCTGCACGTCGACTATTGTAGCTAATATGTATTGGAACTTAGAGATTGCGATTCCTAAGGGAATTGCAGGCGTGCTCTTGTCAGCCATCATTTCCGATACGGTGCTCTTTAAGTCGCCTACGGCAACAGCCGTGGATCGACATGCGGCGGAAAAGTTGGCGGCTATTGCCGGAGTTTCTTTGGAAGAGTATGGCATGGCTATGCTGAAAGCGGGTTCTGGGCTCCAGGATATGACGCCGCCGGAAATCACGCAAACTGACCTGAAGGAATTTCGTATGGGTGATTACCGTATGACCATTGCGCAACTATCTGTAATGGATGTGAGTGAGGTGCTGGCGCTGCGGCAGGAACTGTTACACAGCATGGAGCAGACTCGGGTTAAGGGTGGCTATGACATGGCCCTTTTAATGATTACGGATATCTTGAACGAAGCGACGCATTTGGCTTATGTAGGGCAGCCGGTGGAGTTGGTCGAACGAGCTTTTGGCAGTAAAGGCGAAGAACAGGTAGTATATCTGCCTGGAGTTATGTCGCGGAAAAAGCAAATTGTGCCTCCTTTGACAGAAGCGGCTAAGGTATAA
- a CDS encoding ATP-binding protein, with protein sequence MTTSIHNLPKSYFSRLLRGVLEFDLIEEGDRILIGLSGGKDSLFLAFALAALQKVSAKRFELAALTLDAGFAPDFPHETLANFCANLEIPFHFIQADIASIIEENQGKDPCFTCAFFRRGAINRFAAEHGFQKVAYAHHHDDAVETLLMNLLHSGQIGTFLPKTSLERSGVTVIRPLLFFREAELRDAWTLHGQEPIPNPCPFNGKTQRQVTKELIASLASQSPAIYDHLAAAMREDSVHGLWPKEATRAELKEKNLLFWKKSINDVNYKSTKE encoded by the coding sequence ATGACCACATCGATTCACAACTTGCCAAAGTCCTATTTCAGCCGCTTGCTGCGAGGCGTCCTTGAATTTGATCTGATTGAAGAAGGCGATCGCATCCTCATCGGCCTGTCCGGCGGCAAAGACAGCCTGTTTTTAGCATTTGCCCTAGCGGCACTGCAAAAAGTTTCCGCTAAACGTTTTGAACTGGCAGCACTGACTCTTGACGCCGGCTTTGCTCCTGATTTTCCCCACGAAACGCTAGCCAATTTTTGCGCTAACCTGGAAATTCCCTTTCATTTCATTCAGGCGGATATTGCCTCTATCATTGAAGAAAATCAAGGTAAAGACCCTTGCTTCACCTGCGCTTTTTTCCGTCGCGGCGCGATTAACCGTTTTGCCGCCGAACACGGTTTCCAAAAAGTCGCTTATGCCCATCATCACGATGATGCAGTAGAAACGCTACTGATGAATCTGCTCCATTCCGGGCAAATCGGCACTTTCCTGCCCAAAACATCCCTTGAGCGCAGCGGTGTTACCGTGATCCGTCCGTTGCTTTTTTTCCGTGAAGCAGAACTACGCGATGCCTGGACACTGCATGGGCAAGAACCCATCCCCAACCCTTGCCCTTTCAACGGTAAAACTCAGCGCCAAGTCACCAAGGAATTGATTGCTTCTCTGGCTTCTCAAAGTCCAGCTATCTACGATCATTTGGCCGCCGCTATGCGCGAAGATTCCGTCCACGGGCTTTGGCCTAAAGAGGCCACCCGCGCGGAATTAAAAGAAAAAAATCTACTCTTCTGGAAAAAATCAATTAACGACGTGAATTATAAATCAACCAAGGAGTAG
- the pcrA gene encoding DNA helicase PcrA, translating into MSQLLEGLNPAQAEAVRHTEGPLLIMAGAGSGKTRVLTCRIAYLLEQGVAPSSILAITFTNKAALEMKERVNKMVGDASRQLWLSTFHAFCARFLRLEIESLGMYNRNFVIYDASDTLFLIKECLKELNLDDKQFVPRSMQGLISNAKNALQDAGEYARNADNFRAKQEAEVYELYQKKLVQNNALDFDDLLLLAVRILETKPEVLQRYQTRFSYILIDEYQDTNRAQYLLAKHLAAHHRNLCVVGDADQSIYGWRGADIRNILDFERDYPETKVIKLEQNYRSTEVILEAANAVIANNSNRKPKDLWTDIAGGELITCYEAVDERDEARFVAESIQKHRKDESLPYGDMAILYRTNSQSRALEEGLMKHAIPYIMVGNVKFYDRKEIKDIISYLRVLYNPNSSQDLLRILNVPKRGIGDTTVSKLTDYATRSGMTLFEVISNPDLETGVSPRARKHLDELAGLLFDLMGRTPTICTYDLVRAVMEESGYVAELQKDEKGEDRLENLQELLTVARDFAIGDVDDNLENFLTRVALVSDVDDAELGDGRVTLMTLHAAKGLEFPVAFLTGLEEGIFPHARTLMNDAEVEEERRICYVGITRAQKKLYVSHAMSRNIYGRSTQFPPSRFLQEMPEGGLDHQSGRARFAAAKAALPPRPVVPLHRGGSLGLTPHTQARDSETHEVWRIGDKAKHGKWGVGTVVSVSGSGEDQTLKVAFDGQGIKTLAVKFAPISKA; encoded by the coding sequence ATGAGCCAACTGTTAGAAGGTCTTAATCCAGCACAAGCAGAGGCGGTGCGCCATACAGAGGGGCCGTTGCTGATTATGGCTGGTGCCGGTTCCGGCAAGACGCGGGTTTTGACTTGCCGGATTGCTTACTTGTTGGAGCAGGGCGTGGCGCCTTCCTCCATCCTAGCCATTACTTTTACGAACAAAGCCGCGCTGGAAATGAAAGAGCGGGTCAACAAAATGGTGGGTGATGCGTCGCGTCAGTTGTGGCTCAGCACTTTCCATGCTTTTTGTGCACGCTTTTTGCGGTTGGAAATTGAAAGTTTGGGCATGTATAATCGCAATTTCGTTATCTATGACGCTAGTGATACACTGTTTTTAATTAAGGAATGCTTGAAGGAGCTCAATCTTGATGATAAGCAGTTTGTTCCTCGGAGCATGCAGGGCTTGATTTCCAATGCTAAGAATGCATTGCAAGATGCAGGGGAGTATGCCCGAAACGCCGATAATTTCCGCGCTAAGCAGGAAGCGGAAGTTTATGAACTCTATCAAAAGAAATTGGTACAAAACAACGCACTTGATTTTGACGATCTGCTGCTGTTGGCGGTGCGCATTCTGGAAACAAAACCGGAAGTGCTGCAACGCTACCAGACGCGTTTTTCCTATATTTTAATTGACGAGTACCAGGACACCAACCGAGCGCAGTATTTATTGGCCAAACACCTGGCGGCGCATCATCGCAATCTGTGTGTAGTAGGCGATGCCGACCAGAGCATCTACGGCTGGCGCGGTGCGGATATCCGCAACATTCTCGATTTTGAACGGGATTATCCCGAGACAAAGGTCATCAAGTTAGAGCAAAATTACCGCTCTACGGAAGTGATTTTAGAAGCGGCCAATGCCGTGATTGCCAACAATTCCAACCGCAAGCCGAAAGACCTCTGGACAGACATCGCCGGCGGTGAACTTATCACTTGCTATGAGGCGGTAGATGAACGGGACGAAGCGCGCTTTGTGGCGGAGAGCATTCAGAAGCATCGCAAAGATGAAAGCCTGCCCTATGGGGATATGGCAATTTTGTATCGCACCAATTCCCAGTCCCGCGCCCTTGAGGAAGGACTGATGAAGCATGCCATTCCTTACATCATGGTAGGGAATGTGAAATTCTATGACCGCAAAGAAATCAAAGATATTATTTCCTACCTGCGCGTGCTTTACAATCCTAACAGCTCGCAGGATTTATTGCGCATTTTAAACGTGCCGAAACGTGGTATTGGCGATACAACCGTGTCTAAATTGACCGATTATGCAACCCGTTCCGGTATGACGCTCTTTGAGGTGATTTCCAATCCGGATTTGGAAACCGGCGTATCTCCGCGGGCTCGGAAACATCTAGATGAATTAGCAGGCCTGCTCTTTGACTTGATGGGGCGAACGCCGACTATTTGCACCTATGACTTGGTGCGGGCGGTAATGGAAGAGTCTGGCTATGTGGCGGAGCTGCAGAAAGACGAAAAAGGCGAGGACCGCCTGGAAAACCTCCAAGAGTTATTGACGGTGGCCCGAGATTTTGCCATCGGCGATGTGGATGATAATTTGGAAAACTTTCTTACCCGCGTAGCCTTGGTGTCGGATGTAGACGATGCCGAACTGGGCGATGGCCGGGTTACGTTGATGACTCTTCATGCAGCGAAAGGTTTGGAATTTCCGGTGGCTTTTTTGACCGGTTTGGAAGAAGGTATCTTCCCTCATGCGCGGACGTTGATGAACGATGCAGAAGTGGAAGAAGAGCGGCGTATCTGCTATGTGGGTATTACGCGAGCACAGAAAAAACTTTATGTTTCTCATGCTATGAGCCGCAATATCTATGGACGCAGCACGCAATTTCCTCCGTCTCGGTTTTTGCAGGAAATGCCGGAAGGCGGCTTAGATCATCAAAGTGGCCGGGCTCGTTTTGCTGCGGCCAAAGCGGCATTACCGCCGCGGCCGGTGGTGCCGCTTCATCGCGGCGGTTCTTTGGGTCTGACTCCGCATACGCAGGCGCGGGATAGTGAGACTCACGAAGTATGGCGGATCGGCGATAAAGCTAAACACGGCAAATGGGGTGTAGGTACCGTTGTCAGTGTCAGCGGCAGCGGTGAGGATCAAACGTTGAAAGTAGCTTTTGACGGACAAGGCATTAAAACGTTGGCCGTAAAATTTGCCCCAATCAGCAAAGCATAG
- a CDS encoding FliG C-terminal domain-containing protein — MKTQCEKMSMAWAMTCFSAEEAAKWMGRLTLEAQTKWLLSLDELSPAMLPEDIQESWQDFSSLRIFGQPVRQLGAVLMAMALRRGDSETLRLMDRLEELRPGIRSRMRSHVLFFEELQGMRDRDLQEVLRREGLHPSLLFGTSEELCAKLLRNVSRRAASDVANTLQPPEKREESVAVRQRKVAFTQVVLSLMEAGDILGPAHVLTKEEGWQLLELRNEASGWLKTRSDEELASFLRDRLQWVDVAILLRLSSGAETKLLQEVLDEASWTMLQELVEAENEATTSRGLDGLRRICREIRRDAEENEEE; from the coding sequence ATGAAAACGCAATGTGAAAAAATGTCGATGGCGTGGGCTATGACTTGTTTCTCTGCTGAAGAAGCGGCGAAATGGATGGGACGGCTTACGTTGGAAGCGCAAACTAAATGGCTGTTGTCATTAGACGAATTGTCTCCAGCTATGTTGCCGGAGGACATTCAAGAAAGTTGGCAGGACTTTTCCTCCCTGCGCATATTTGGACAACCGGTTCGACAGTTGGGAGCGGTGCTGATGGCGATGGCTTTGCGCCGCGGGGATTCGGAAACATTGCGGCTAATGGATCGCTTGGAGGAACTTCGGCCGGGAATTCGCAGCCGTATGCGTTCGCATGTTTTGTTTTTTGAAGAACTTCAAGGGATGAGGGACCGCGATCTTCAAGAAGTGTTGCGACGTGAAGGTCTGCATCCGTCTCTTCTGTTTGGCACCAGCGAAGAATTATGTGCTAAGTTATTGCGCAATGTTTCACGCCGAGCTGCATCGGATGTAGCTAATACGCTGCAGCCGCCGGAGAAACGTGAAGAATCGGTTGCGGTGCGTCAGCGCAAGGTAGCGTTTACGCAGGTGGTGCTGTCTTTGATGGAAGCAGGAGATATTTTAGGGCCAGCTCATGTTTTAACCAAAGAGGAAGGCTGGCAGCTTTTGGAGTTGCGTAACGAAGCGTCCGGTTGGCTAAAAACGAGGTCAGATGAAGAATTAGCTTCATTTTTGCGAGACCGGCTGCAGTGGGTAGATGTGGCAATTTTGCTGCGTTTGAGCAGTGGTGCGGAAACTAAACTGTTGCAAGAGGTGCTGGACGAGGCATCTTGGACGATGCTGCAAGAGTTGGTGGAGGCGGAAAACGAAGCGACTACCAGTAGAGGATTAGACGGTCTGCGGCGTATATGCCGGGAAATACGGCGCGACGCCGAAGAAAACGAAGAGGAATAA
- a CDS encoding sulfurtransferase TusA family protein: MKRLDMRGLSCPIPLMKTKEAMDAGAVELEVVVDEPAAWENISKLAISQGWQWVCSAGEGEWTLTLRKNA; encoded by the coding sequence ATGAAGCGACTGGATATGAGAGGTCTTAGTTGTCCCATTCCGTTGATGAAAACCAAAGAAGCCATGGATGCAGGGGCAGTTGAACTTGAGGTAGTAGTGGATGAACCGGCGGCTTGGGAAAATATTAGCAAGCTGGCAATTTCTCAAGGCTGGCAATGGGTTTGTTCGGCTGGAGAGGGCGAATGGACGCTGACGCTGCGCAAAAATGCCTAA